From the genome of Acetomicrobium thermoterrenum DSM 13490, one region includes:
- a CDS encoding flavodoxin family protein, protein MFYPNEMNIKGCQACYSCKERGRCAVEDDMVKIYDVVEKADIVVFGAPIYMSGVTAQFKTVLDRLFAFLGPAPEFVSRLPKGKRAAFVVSQGYEDAKEYEAHINQMKNAIASIGFEDVRVLVAPGLNGLGEAIGKPDMVKEARIIGESLVRA, encoded by the coding sequence ATATTTTATCCCAACGAGATGAATATAAAGGGATGCCAGGCATGCTACTCTTGTAAAGAGCGAGGCAGATGTGCCGTAGAGGATGACATGGTGAAAATATACGATGTCGTTGAAAAGGCCGACATCGTGGTCTTCGGGGCCCCTATATATATGTCAGGCGTGACAGCTCAGTTTAAGACGGTGCTCGATCGGTTATTTGCCTTTTTGGGGCCGGCTCCTGAGTTCGTCAGTCGCCTGCCGAAGGGGAAGAGGGCAGCATTTGTAGTGTCCCAGGGGTACGAAGACGCAAAGGAATATGAAGCGCATATCAATCAAATGAAAAATGCCATAGCTTCTATAGGGTTTGAAGATGTAAGGGTTCTTGTGGCGCCTGGACTCAACGGCCTTGGAGAAGCAATAGGGAAGCCGGATATGGTTAAGGAGGCCCGAATAATTGGAGAATCTTTGGTCCGAGCGTAA
- the rsmA gene encoding 16S rRNA (adenine(1518)-N(6)/adenine(1519)-N(6))-dimethyltransferase RsmA: protein MRNMTRNTQKGHKAKKSLGQNFLVDPNIARWMVENAGLNEDDVVLEVGPGKGMLTKEILASQCRFLHVIEIDKTLAPFLEPIVKTSKHRMSVIWGDVLTINLKELSPPPTKVLANIPYNITTPLIWQILEHLVPLGTRELLLMLQLELAQRLCAKPKTKDRSPIGITIEKMGKAQIVKKVTPNVFWPTPKVESAIVHIIIDKDLKLASDHSWRRLLRVAFARRRKTLANNLACVYDFFKDKDKTSKLLDYLKLPTTVRAEELTVDDWHHLYDFISKID from the coding sequence ATGAGAAATATGACAAGAAATACACAAAAGGGACATAAAGCGAAAAAATCTCTCGGACAAAACTTCCTTGTAGATCCCAATATAGCTCGCTGGATGGTGGAAAATGCAGGTTTAAATGAAGATGACGTCGTCTTGGAGGTAGGTCCCGGAAAAGGCATGCTTACGAAGGAGATTCTAGCCAGCCAATGTCGCTTTTTGCACGTCATTGAAATTGATAAAACACTTGCCCCTTTTCTCGAACCCATAGTTAAAACATCCAAACACAGAATGTCCGTAATTTGGGGAGACGTGTTGACGATAAATTTAAAGGAACTCTCTCCACCGCCAACCAAAGTCTTGGCCAATATACCCTATAACATCACAACTCCTCTAATATGGCAGATTCTCGAGCATCTGGTTCCATTGGGCACAAGAGAACTTCTTTTAATGCTTCAGCTCGAACTAGCTCAAAGGTTGTGTGCCAAGCCAAAGACTAAAGACCGTTCGCCTATTGGTATAACCATAGAAAAGATGGGCAAAGCTCAAATAGTCAAAAAGGTGACACCTAACGTCTTCTGGCCAACTCCAAAGGTGGAGTCCGCAATTGTACATATCATCATAGACAAAGATCTGAAATTAGCCTCCGATCACTCGTGGAGAAGATTATTGCGCGTTGCCTTCGCTCGAAGGAGGAAGACGCTAGCAAATAACCTGGCTTGCGTTTACGATTTCTTTAAAGACAAAGATAAAACATCAAAGCTCCTGGATTACTTGAAATTGCCCACCACCGTTCGCGCTGAAGAATTAACCGTCGACGACTGGCACCATTTGTATGATTTTATATCAAAGATAGACTAA